From the genome of Nicotiana sylvestris chromosome 2, ASM39365v2, whole genome shotgun sequence, one region includes:
- the LOC104237824 gene encoding uncharacterized protein, protein MIEDKTNLPVSSVTHFKEGSAGRKPDNISRGKPRISTNEHKVLPFYRNHSSNDGSISRRLSTGTVEKGQDILPHYLRASAGSCHDLCKYGRKHSFEEESKYPLSKRTNKPPADEPIKLTMVKRPSLPKTLEGVVARSRRNSDVSLRKEKMVPKASVIKYLKSQAGSSAPLKNQNKIQKDGTNKFNAVKVSKKTMHVINLETEKNLLEPEQDGNIMLSLQLPSISFPESLSKPHSPLLSNDEEKEEEIDCVEDEHTSCEALTTADIETVGKSQKKILSKGKAGVSEYNDTSVVKLKFKRGKVIDGNESCTNPKSGKVVLRHQDLQEKKDAQVLLNDVIEETASKLVESKKSKVKALVGAFETVISLQENKPSALIVS, encoded by the coding sequence ATGATCGAGGATAAGACCAATTTACCAGTGAGCTCGGTAACTCATTTTAAAGAAGGCTCGGCTGGAAGAAAACCAGATAATATCAGCAGAGGGAAACCAAGAATTTCGACTAACGAGCACAAAGTTCTTCCATTCTATCGCAACCATTCATCTAATGATGGAAGTATTTCGAGAAGGCTATCTACTGGAACTGTAGAGAAAGGTCAAGATATTCTCCCTCATTATCTGAGGGCTTCAGCTGGTTCTTGCCACGACTTGTGTAAATATGGAAGGAAACATTCTTTTGAAGAAGAGTCGAAGTATCCTCTATCAAAAAGAACTAACAAACCACCTGCCGATGAGCCAATAAAACTTACAATGGTGAAACGACCATCTTTGCCTAAGACTCTAGAAGGCGTAGTTGCAAGAAGCAGAAGAAACAGTGATGTTAGTCTTAGaaaagaaaagatggtaccaaAAGCATCTGTAATTAAGTATTTGAAGTCCCAAGCTGGTTCATCGGCTCCTCTGAAAAACCAAAACAAGATACAGAAAGATGGAACCAACAAATTTAATGCTGTAAAGGTATCTAAGAAAACCATGCATGTTATCAATTTGGAAACTGAGAAAAACCTTTTAGAGCCTGAACAGGACGGTAACATAATGTTGTCACTTCAACTGCCATCAATTTCATTTCCCGAATCCTTGTCCAAACCACACTCTCCTTTGTTATCTaatgatgaagaaaaagaagaggagatTGACTGCGTGGAAGATGAGCACACATCTTGTGAAGCATTAACCACAGCTGACATAGAAACTGTAGGAAAAAGTCAGAAAAAGATCTTGAGCAAGGGCAAGGCAGGTGTTTCCGAATATAATGATACTTCAGTTGTGAAACTGAAGTTCAAGAGGGGGAAGGTAATCGATGGCAATGAAAGCTGCACCAATCCTAAATCAGGAAAAGTTGTTTTGAGGCATCAAGATTTGCAGGAGAAGAAAGATGCTCAGGTTTTGCTCAATGATGTGATTGAAGAGACGGCAAGCAAGCTTGTTGAAAGCAAGAAGAGCAAGGTTAAAGCTTTGGTTGGTGCTTTTGAAACTGTAATTTCCCTACAAGAGAATAAGCCTTCTGCACTCATAGTTTCTTGA